The Hordeum vulgare subsp. vulgare chromosome 4H, MorexV3_pseudomolecules_assembly, whole genome shotgun sequence genomic interval cgcaatccacgcctgcagccccttaatcaaggtaggcacaatgacggtgatcacccctcccagttggtgttgcacttgctcttggaccatctccggaatccgcaCCACTTGTGCCCTGAGATCTTGaacctcgcgcgactggctttGTAAGTTGgtctttctctcctttcgcccaccaacgttatagtatgacgaccatttcatggacaagcctttgccggccacacgaccagctgacgacggcttactggacttatccttgtttttcattacgttcaacgccctattCAAAGTGTTGTCCCAAGGGGAGCTCTGAGATGATCCCGCGCTACTCCTTTCAGTACCTGTGGAAGGAatgtgaaccatttagaaatttggcttcattaattaggatgcaaccatatggagctaattacgcgggggtgtattccGTACcagaacaagctcaagcgccctggtcttcgcatccacggtaagctcctttgttaccaggtccaccttgtaccgggccttgacatagttcctggtcagcttgtcaccgtatttctcgaagcggggtggtaggccttgctcggcacgctccgcgtcctccttgtcctatATAGGTTCCACCACTGTGtgaccgccgggaccgagttggtggacccctaagttcaactcccgcatttatttcccccactgacttgattccacGGTTgtgttgctctcgcacttgatcttgaactccttgtagtcatcttcgctgatcgaaggatttttcgccttgatcttctcataactatcacatttgtcaatcattctcttcaccacgcttctGCAAGTGGAcagggccgtgctcatcttcctGAGGGCGGCATTGTTCATTGTATTccctgagaggcgtgtgtttgcgacgtcaccggggaacttgtctcgttcgtgcagcttcgtgaagaggaggttgcgcaaattccctcggtccttatgccttaggttctagGTGTTGATCGAtacggtgctccggagaatgcacccgagctgaagcgcgtaccccttgactatttctttgggcgccgttggatacccgtcggagttcacttcagtaaattcctccttgacggtgtcgagcacgttcgggcgccgttCCTTcagttgcctcttcgattggctgccatttgtgcgtgcgctgccatcatcagtggtggcatcctcggcggcaccatcagtggtgtcatccctgacgccactaggggttgtgtagtcgggatcggtgtcttccgcggcgtcgtCATAGCGGttaggttcttcctccatctcctgggacagctcccagaatgcctTGCCCGAACCGTCGGCCTCATCGTTttgggccatgtttcgctctaaataggaaaaaagtttggtcaaaaagttggttattgtcaaggaacaagatcatggtctcatcatttagggtttgtcgacaccgaggcatcctaaaagctaagcttttatcatttagggtttgtcgatgccgaggcaccctaaaagcctaagctttcatcatttaggtttttatcgacaccgaggcaccctaaaagccaaggttttataatttagggtttgtcgacgctaaggcaccctaaatgctaagttaagttttcatcatttagggtttatcgatgccgaggcaccctaggttgactgatatatatgggtatcttctaataatataccctatcaagaaaagggaaggagaattctaagttgggcctaatcacttagctctattgccacctatggtttaatgcaccaagaataaaggggcagttgatcctacttaattaagtactaagataccccggcccatgcattagtcgcaagtaccccatatgtcctatttttagcaaagtaatgctaaaattcacggaaaatttcagcttgacctttgctgaaaataggacatatggagtacccaaatttgccggaacagaagttaatcgacattccggcaaactcaagggtCTCTCGGGGTACgtgcaaaatcatcacgacacgatggtcggagacaaaacccagcaaactagcaccacaatgtgcctctactttcatatggatgaaaaggCCACAGACCATATGGTCCTCTGCTTTCATATGGACAAAAATCAGCTCAACTTATGTGAGCTTCCATTCCAGATCTAATAGGTCACCcaacaaaaaatcatcaatagTTTAGCAAGTCTGTACCCTCAAGAATGAACATATAGCAATATCTATTGTCCCCCCATAACATACGAAAATCAAAATCAGCTCAACTTAGATGACAATGTATATACTTTATCACATTATATAGATGGTGCAACAACGTATATACTTTATCACATTATAAGTCCTCACACCATTAACTATGACAAAATCTGAAAGTATAAGTCTGGTTACATTCACCCAAGTCCAAACATAAAATTCTGTCCAACATAGTACAACCCACTTTGATAATTTCATAGGATTTAATATACCGAACGAAACCTGACAAGTGATATGTGTTTCAAGTATCAACAGAACAGCCTCTAAAATTTTCATGTTGTAACTTTATTTTAATACCACCTCTAACAGGGCCTTATCTCCCATATCGAAATACGGTACCCAGGAACATATATTTCGGCACAGCAAACTAAACTGATAGCTGCTCTCAAACCGTACATCCAAACGACACAAATAAATACTCTAAAGAAACCTTGAAACTTTATCTAAAACTTATGTAAAGGGGCCAACTCAAAATTCTGAGCCTAGCTAACTCATTTTTCAGATATAAGCTTGCTTATTTTCCATTGCACCTGAAGAACTAGCTGTTGTTGCTCGTGTGCCCGTGCTGCTGATGCTCCTCTTGTGCTGATCCAAGTGGCTGTGTTGTGCTGCTGCTGATTAGAACAATTTTGCTCCTCTGCACTCTGAAGAAGGTACTCTGTCAGAGTATTGTACCTGAAAATTAATGAAGTTTATTCAGTGTTAACTGAATCATGACAATGCCAATAAAGGAGTCAATTCAGTTGTTAACTTAAAATTCATGAAGTACATTCATTTTAATACAAAAACTGTTGCTGATCGTTGTGAACAAAAATCATGGATTGATGTTAACTCAAAAGTAGTGAAAGAAATTGTTGCTGATCATGGATTACTGTTAAGTAAAATAGAGCATCTCGCTTGTCTTATCATGTTGAGTAAAATGAATGACACTGTGTTGCGCTGCTGCTTGACTTATCAATTAGTGTGAACTCTGAAATAGCATGAATATTTGAAACGACATGCCTCTAAATGACACTTGAGTAAAATGAATACTTGCAGGTTCATCCAACGTATTGCTACACTAATAGTAAAACGAATACCTGCAGGTTAGTGTTAGTACTCCAAAACTTGAGTCTCATGAATGATGAGTCTCATTTACTGAATttactccaacactaagtccacaAAAATGAATCGGTTCAGTAAACTTGAAGTACTCAACACTGAACATGGTTCAGAGCTCACTACACTACACTACATCGCGCAATGGTTCAGACCTCACTAAACTAGAACAAGCTCACTACACTACACTACACTACACTACACATGCTTAAACTCTGAACATAAACAAACACCAGTAATGCCAGACCAAGACTTTGCTCGAAAATTCTAAGAAGTATTTATGAGTTTTAGCTGACCTGAGGAACTCTGCAAGAATGGTTAGGTACCCCTGATAAATGCAGTAAAAAAGAAGGCAATGCAATTAGACATGTCTTGATGAAGCCATTTACAGCAGCGTTCAACTGAACATACAACTGAACATAAATGCAGTAAAACAGAAGGCAATGTAGTTACTTCCTATTACTTCCTACTAGTTCGAATTCGTGGCACTCACCCTTCTAGACAATATATAAACTACCTCTGTTTCTAGGCAACAAGAGTTATCATCAGTTTAGTTTTTGGTCGTGGTAACAAAGAAAACAGAGCTTGAGTGCTTGACAACACAATAACAAAAGTTATCATCTGTTCAGTTTAGTTTTCTTCAttcgcttgtgtgtgtgtgtgtgcacccaTTGTTGGTTCGTTCATGCTCTGAAACTGAAAACTAAATCTGGTAGTTTGAAAACTGAAAACAGAGCTATGCTGATGAACATGAACCAACTCCAAAATTAAGCTAGTTTGGAGCACCAGACACCAGGGGAGCAAGCTCAGTCGAGAGGGATGGGCCATGGAGTTGATCAGGTGGGATAAAGTTCCATCACATAGTAACAAGCTCAGGAGAGCGTAAGCAAGTCATTTTTTTTAACTGAAACCAAGTGTCTTAGTACAAACTACTGATCAACAGCACAAACCTAAGAATCTAACAGGAGGAGATCGAAGCAGTGAGGGAGCGAGGGGACGGTGCCGTACCTCGCGGGATGGATTCGGTCGCGGCTTGAACTCGGTTGTGGATCCAGGCGAGGAGAAGGGAGGTGGGAGCTCTGGCGCCGGTGCCGCGAGACGGTCGGCATGCAGTGGATTATTTTTTCCCTCGGCGTCGTCGATCTGGACCTGGAAGAGGATGGATTAACCAAGGTAAGCGCAAAAATCTCTGCATAGGGCAAGGGGCGAAGGCGCCGGCGGCTTCATACAAGGAGATCGAAGGCGAAGCACGTAGGGCAAGGGGTGGTCGTAGTCGTACATGTACCTGGCTAGCACATAATGGATCTGTCGCGGAGGAACCCAGCACCTGGCCCGGTGAGGAGAAGCTCAGGCGTCGGCGACGCGTGCACCGCGAGACAAGGGCAGCAGTGGAGTGAGAACTGAGAAGCAAGATGGGAGGCGCGGGGGCGCAGCGGCGGTCAGTGGGCGGGTGAGAGATGGATTGGGGAAGATAGAAAGGGGACTGGGGATTttagttgggggggggggggggggggggggggggggggaagggttagcaatggcgcacccccgagcgCTGCACCATTAGTTTTttttatagcaatggcgcatccccagGCGGTGCGCcgttagtaatctttttttttgTAGCAATGGCGCTTtccagagaggtgcgccattagtaatattttttttggatagcaatagcgcaccccagagaggtgcgccattagtaatattttttttggatagcaatggcgctcgggggggagggagggggtgggtggtgcgctcggtcgattccgttcgggggaaccgagcgaggagacaggggagggtgcggggggtcggcggcgccggtggagcgggggagggtgctgggggtcgtcggtggcggtggagcgggccggggagggtgcggggggtcgtcggcagcggtggagcgggggagggcgcGGCGGGTGCTCGGCagtggtggagcgggggagggtgcggggggtcgtcggcggcggtggagcgggggagggtgcggggggtgctcggcggcgagggggatctgGCGAGGGGGATATTGATCGAGATGGAGGGGGATcaaga includes:
- the LOC123448293 gene encoding uncharacterized protein LOC123448293, which translates into the protein MSRSTTPREKIIHCMPTVSRHRRQSSHLPSPRLDPQPSSSRDRIHPARYNTLTEYLLQSAEEQNCSNQQQHNTATWISTRGASAARAHEQQQLVLQVQWKISKLISEK